One window of Xylocopa sonorina isolate GNS202 chromosome 9, iyXylSono1_principal, whole genome shotgun sequence genomic DNA carries:
- the LOC143426793 gene encoding odorant receptor 4-like → MTLITTISQPMKYGLHIVVTWPGTPLPILRKVCWMVSMTVLLVYQYGYVIKHLKSNTLIEIVDNLSICMPFSLVFVKLCIAWTHPSLFNEILQTMEEESQKYAVLDTNNFISKAAHLSYRSTSFVIYMYMIATVFYILGAFVSQEADSTTSRELLLKMDLPFDTKESPIYELIVSLQSVYQASTAYTFAIFNALPLMIVLHIGCQIDIMCQTLIKVPYENKKQLIFFISRHQEIITFADRIEKLFTYMALTQLLSNTLLICCLGYIIVIAIQTDNGFALLIKCALFYVVICLELFIYCFAGEYLNIKSQLICDTAYKFLWYNIHQNETRLLILVILRSQRGFTLTFGKFANLSMESFMAIMKASASYISVLLAMT, encoded by the exons ATGACACTAATTACTACAATTAGTCAACCTATGAAATATGGTCTTCATATTGTTGTCACTTGGCCAGGGACACCACTACCAATTTTGCGCAAAGTTTGTTGGATGGTGTCCATGACTGTGCTTCTAGTTTACCAATACGGCTATGTAatcaagcatttgaaatctaacaCTCTTATAGAAATAGTAGACAATTTAAGCATATGTATGCCGTTTAGTCTGGTGTTTGTCAAATTATGCATCGCTTGGACACATCCTAG TCTGTTCAATGAGATTTTACAAACTATGGAAGAAGAGAGTCAGAAGTATGCTGTTTTGGATACAAATAATTTCATATCAAAAGCAGCGCATTTATCCTATCGTTCAACTAGTTTtgtaatatatatgtacatgatTGCTACAGTATTTTACATATTGGGCGCGTTCGTATCTCAAGAAGCGGATTCAACGACATCCCGAGAACTTTTGTTAAAGATGGATTTACCATTTGATACTAAGGAATCGCCTATTTACGAGTTAATAGTAAGCCTGCAATCCGTTTACCAAGCATCGACAGCTTATACATTTGCTATTTTCAACGCTCTACCTCTAATGATA GTTCTTCATATAGGTTGTCAAATCGACATTATGTGTCAGACACTAATAAAAGTTCCTTACGAGAACAAAAAACAATTGATATTCTTCATTAGCAGACATCAAGAGATTATCACATTTGCAGACAGGATTGAAAAACTCTTTACATATATGGCACTTACTCAACTTCTCTCGAATACTCTGCTGATTTGTTGCTTGGGTTACATTATAGTTATC GCAATACAGACTGATAATGGATTTGCGCTGTTGATAAAATGTGCTTTGTTTTACGTTGTTATTtgtttagaattatttatatattGCTTCGCTGGAGAATATCTCAATATCAAG AGTCAATTAATCTGCGATACAGCATACAAATTTCTTTGGTATAACATACATCAAAACGAAACCCGACTATTAATACTTGTGATATTAAGATCTCAAAGAGGATTTACTCTCACTTTTGGAAAATTTGCAAATCTTTCCATGGAAAGTTTTATGGCT ATTATGAAAGCTTCAGCATCGTATATATCGGTATTACTTGCGATGACttga
- the LOC143426796 gene encoding odorant receptor 4-like translates to MTSNSTVSSSMKYGLHITVIWPGTPLPLLRKFCWLIVLGAFQTCQYSYVITHLKSDTLIEIVDNLSICLPYTLLYIKLCIVWTNPSLLREILSIMEEECRKYAVLDKHNFISKAAHLSYYLTSSVMCIHITSSTFYVLGVLMPHGNATTSRELLLKMNLPFDTNESPIYELVVSAQIICQTVTAYAFGFFGGLLLMVVLHVGCQIDVMCQVLMEVPHKNKKHLRFLVSRHQEIIAFVDKIEKLFTFMALSQVVSNTILICCLGYIIIIAIQIEDGFALLMKCVLFYIGICSELFIYCFAGEYLSTKSQLISDTAYKFLWYNLHPNDSRILILVILRSQKGFTVTFGKFANLSMENFMAIMKSAASYVSVLLAMT, encoded by the exons ATGACATCAAATAGTACAGTTAGTAGTTCTATGAAGTATGGCCTCCATATTACTGTAATTTGGCCAGGAACACCACTACCACTTTTGCGTAAATTCTGTTGGCTGATAGTTCTGGGTGCATTTCAAACTTGTCAATACAGCTATGTAATCACGCATCTTAAATCTGATACTCTCATAGAAATAGTAGATAATTTAAGCATTTGTTTACCGTATACTCTATTGTATATCAAATTATGCATTGTTTGGACAAATCCTAG CCTACTCCGTGAGATTTTATCAATCATGGAAGAAGAGTGTCGGAAGTATGCCGTTCTAGACAAACATAACTTTATATCCAAGGCGGCGCATCTGTCTTACTATTTAACCAGTTCTGTAATGTGCATACACATAACATCTTCAACATTTTACGTTCTTGGAGTGTTAATGCCTCATGGTAATGCAACAACATCTCGAGAATTACTGTTGAAAATGAACTTGCCTTTTGATACTAACGAATCGCCTATTTACGAGCTGGTAGTAAGCGCGCAGATCATTTGTCAAACCGTGACAGCATACGCGTTTGGCTTTTTTGGCGGTTTACTTTTAATGGTA GTTCTTCATGTAGGTTGCCAAATCGATGTTATGTGTCAAGTATTAATGGAGGTACCTCACAAGAATAAAAAACATTTGAGATTCCTTGTTAGTAGGCATCAAGAAATTATCGCATTTGTAGACAAGATTGAGAAGCTTTTTACTTTTATGGCACTTAGTCAAGTTGTGTCAAATACTATCCTAATTTGTTGTTTGGGTTACATTATTATAATT GCAATACAGATTGAGGATGGATTTGCATTGCTGATGAAATGTGTTCTATTTTACATTGGTATTTGTTCAGAGCTGTTTATATACTGTTTCGCTGGAGAATATCTAAGTACCAAG AGTCAATTAATCAGTGATACAGCATATAAATTTCTTTGGTATAACTTGCATCCAAACGAttctcgaattttaatacttgtaATACTAAGATCTCAGAAAGGATTTACTGTCACCTTTGGAAAATTTGCAAATCTTTCCATGGAAAATTTTATGGCT ATTATGAAATCTGCAGCATCGTATGTATCAGTGTTGCTGGCGATGACTTGA
- the LOC143426809 gene encoding uncharacterized protein LOC143426809 gives MPGHKWVRFTGARYVVPGMISVGRDLDGMQLVVGRAVHNGDMLPAKVKPDHAVAYVCHEGREHIKHDFEILMPADFHWIRAAEGYVPPHAVEAGTTVDGEMLYVGRAYHHGAPCVGKIHRSHGVLYVPYDGREVAIRDYEVLIQH, from the exons ATGCCTG GACACAAATGGGTTAGGTTCACGGGTGCTCGTTACGTCGTGCCAGGAATGATCTCAGTCGGCAGAGACCTGGATGGCATGCAACTCGTCGTCGGAAGGGCTGTGCACAATGGCGACATGCTTCCTGCGAAAGTGAAGCCGGATCATGCGGTCGCTTACGTCTGCCATGAAGGAAGGGAGCACATAAAACACGACTTCGAG ATTTTAATGCCAGCCGATTTTCATTGGATTCGAGCTGCAGAGGGCTATGTCCCACCACATGCGGTCGAAGCCGGAACAACGGTGGACGGTGAAATGCTTTACGTCGGTCGTGCTTACCACCATGGTGCGCCATGCGTGGGAAAG ATACACAGGTCTCACGGTGTGTTATATGTACCTTATGATGGCAGAGAAGTCGCAATTAGGGATTACGAAGTACTGATACAACATTAA